From a single Micromonospora sp. WMMD1102 genomic region:
- a CDS encoding nucleotidyltransferase domain-containing protein, producing MPRRATAPRLPDGTQVVLRHTAADLAGVRVQRGATGRVVDHDPVEDDYLIQLTDGRRLRSPRGQLALRKAYQRNLAVRAAAVDGPGLVARHTIYAAVVGSRAFGLATEESDTDVRGVYAAPTAAFWSLAKPPSHVEGPEPERFSWEVERFCELALKANPNLLEVLHSPAVLVVTPLGEELRELRDAFLSQLVYQTYSGYVLSQFKKLEADLRQHGEPRWKHVMHLLRLLTAAGDLLRYGRLELDVGPHRDRLLAVRRGEVPWAEVERWRLALHADLDEAVTHTPLPAAPDAARVDAWLHSVRARGAREEPT from the coding sequence ATGCCCAGGAGAGCGACCGCACCCCGGCTGCCCGACGGCACCCAGGTGGTGCTCCGGCACACCGCCGCCGACCTGGCGGGTGTACGGGTGCAGCGCGGCGCCACCGGCCGGGTCGTCGACCACGACCCGGTCGAGGACGACTACCTGATCCAGCTCACCGACGGCCGCCGGCTGCGCAGCCCACGGGGACAGTTGGCGCTGCGCAAGGCGTACCAGCGGAACCTGGCGGTGCGGGCGGCGGCGGTCGACGGCCCCGGCCTGGTCGCCCGGCACACCATCTACGCCGCGGTGGTCGGCTCCCGGGCCTTCGGGCTGGCCACCGAGGAGTCCGACACCGACGTACGCGGCGTCTACGCCGCCCCGACGGCCGCCTTCTGGTCACTGGCGAAGCCACCGAGCCACGTCGAGGGACCCGAGCCGGAGCGCTTCTCCTGGGAGGTGGAGCGCTTCTGCGAGCTGGCCCTGAAGGCGAACCCGAACCTCCTGGAGGTGCTGCACTCTCCCGCCGTCCTGGTCGTCACCCCGCTCGGCGAGGAGCTGCGGGAACTGCGGGACGCCTTCCTGTCCCAACTGGTCTACCAGACCTACTCCGGCTACGTGCTCAGCCAGTTCAAGAAGCTGGAGGCCGACCTGCGGCAGCATGGCGAACCCCGGTGGAAGCACGTCATGCACCTGCTCCGGCTGCTGACCGCCGCCGGTGACCTCCTCCGGTACGGCCGGCTGGAGCTGGACGTGGGACCGCACCGCGACCGGCTGCTGGCCGTACGCCGGGGCGAGGTCCCCTGGGCCGAGGTGGAACGCTGGCGGCTGGCCCTGCACGCCGACCTCGACGAAGCGGTCACACACACCCCGTTGCCCGCCGCGCCGGACGCGGCCCGGGTCGACGCCTGGCTCCACTCGGTACGCGCCCGCGGTGCCCGGGAGGAGCCGACGTGA
- a CDS encoding DNA topoisomerase IV subunit B, with amino-acid sequence MTAQPEILYGADDLTHLEGLDAVRKRPGMYIGSTDSRGVGHLFNEIVDNSTDEGVAGHATRVEVTLHADGSVQVDDDGRGIPTDVHAKSGLSGVELVLTRLHAGGKFGNSGYKTSGGLHGVGASAVNALSRRFDVTVRRDGKVHQMSFQHGVPGMFDGAGAGAAFTPHPGLRLIGKMKRGERTGTSIRYWHDARYFETGAALDVEAVRTKLRHTAFLVPGVTYVLRDATGGAINAETFHFPNGLADMVDYLSPAADKPVSGTLLVTGEGSYRENAADANGVMRSNVERRAEVEVAFRWGTGYERTVECFTNTIRNVHGGTHRRGFERGATRALVDAIRNARGLLKPKEDAPVLDDILEGLTAVVHVRIPEPQFTSQTKDELSTAPVTKVVQTVVEQHVKAWLEDRKTRAEARTVLQKIVDAARVRLTQKQQKDAARRKTALEGAAMPPKLVDCRSTGVERSELFIVEGDSALGTARLARSSEYQALLPIRGKILNVQKASLQQVLDNAECSAIIQVLGAGSGRTFDLSTLRYGRILIMADADVDGSHIRTLLITLFAKYMRPVIEAGRLYAAVPPLHKVSTRGKNAETHYTYTQAEMEATVGRLAKAKKQVVTPIPRFKGLGEMDADELWDTTMNPASRMVRRITMDDAEAAEQVLELLMGEKVEPRKNWLIDSANRVDQEAIDA; translated from the coding sequence TTGACTGCACAGCCTGAAATCCTGTACGGGGCCGACGACCTCACCCACCTGGAGGGTCTGGACGCGGTCCGGAAGCGTCCCGGCATGTACATCGGGTCGACCGACAGCCGTGGCGTGGGTCACCTGTTCAACGAGATCGTGGACAACTCCACCGACGAGGGTGTCGCCGGCCACGCGACCCGGGTCGAGGTCACCCTGCACGCCGACGGCTCGGTGCAGGTCGACGACGACGGCCGGGGCATCCCGACCGACGTGCACGCCAAGTCCGGGCTCTCCGGCGTCGAGCTGGTGCTGACCCGGCTGCACGCGGGCGGCAAGTTCGGCAACTCCGGCTACAAGACCTCGGGCGGCCTGCACGGGGTCGGTGCCTCGGCGGTCAACGCCCTGTCCCGGCGCTTCGACGTCACGGTCCGCCGGGACGGCAAGGTCCACCAGATGTCGTTCCAGCACGGCGTGCCGGGGATGTTCGACGGAGCCGGTGCCGGGGCCGCCTTCACCCCGCACCCGGGGCTGCGTCTGATCGGCAAGATGAAGCGGGGCGAGCGGACCGGCACGTCGATCCGCTACTGGCACGACGCGCGCTACTTCGAGACCGGTGCCGCCCTCGACGTGGAGGCGGTCCGCACCAAGCTGCGGCACACCGCGTTCCTGGTGCCCGGCGTGACCTACGTGCTGCGGGACGCCACCGGCGGGGCGATCAACGCCGAGACGTTCCACTTCCCGAACGGCCTGGCCGACATGGTCGACTACCTGTCGCCGGCCGCCGACAAGCCGGTCTCCGGCACCCTGCTGGTCACCGGCGAGGGCAGCTACCGGGAGAACGCCGCCGACGCCAACGGCGTGATGCGCAGCAACGTGGAGCGGCGGGCCGAGGTCGAGGTGGCGTTCCGCTGGGGCACCGGCTACGAGCGGACCGTCGAGTGCTTCACCAACACCATCCGGAACGTGCACGGCGGCACCCACCGTCGGGGCTTCGAGCGGGGCGCCACCCGGGCCCTGGTCGACGCGATCCGCAACGCCCGCGGCCTGCTCAAGCCGAAGGAGGACGCCCCGGTCCTGGACGACATCCTGGAGGGGCTCACCGCGGTGGTGCACGTCCGGATCCCGGAGCCGCAGTTCACCTCGCAGACCAAGGACGAGCTCTCCACCGCCCCGGTGACGAAGGTGGTGCAGACGGTCGTCGAGCAGCACGTCAAGGCCTGGCTGGAGGACCGCAAGACCCGGGCCGAGGCACGTACGGTGCTCCAGAAGATCGTCGACGCGGCCCGGGTCCGGCTGACCCAGAAGCAGCAGAAGGACGCCGCCCGGCGCAAGACCGCGCTGGAGGGCGCGGCGATGCCGCCGAAGCTCGTCGACTGCCGATCCACCGGGGTCGAGCGCAGCGAGCTGTTCATCGTCGAGGGGGACAGCGCGCTCGGCACCGCCCGGCTGGCCCGGTCCAGCGAATACCAGGCGCTGCTGCCGATCCGGGGCAAGATCCTCAACGTCCAGAAGGCCAGCCTCCAGCAGGTGCTGGACAACGCCGAGTGCTCGGCGATCATCCAGGTGCTCGGGGCGGGTTCCGGGCGCACCTTCGACCTCAGCACGCTCCGGTACGGCCGCATCCTGATCATGGCCGACGCCGACGTGGACGGCTCGCACATCCGTACCCTGCTGATCACGCTCTTCGCCAAGTACATGCGGCCGGTGATCGAGGCGGGCCGGCTCTACGCCGCCGTGCCGCCGCTGCACAAGGTCAGCACCAGGGGCAAGAACGCGGAGACCCACTACACCTACACCCAGGCCGAGATGGAAGCCACGGTCGGCCGGCTGGCGAAGGCGAAGAAGCAGGTGGTCACCCCGATCCCCCGGTTCAAGGGGCTCGGCGAGATGGACGCCGACGAGTTGTGGGACACCACGATGAACCCGGCCAGCCGGATGGTCCGGCGGATCACCATGGACGACGCCGAGGCCGCCGAGCAGGTTCTCGAACTGCTGATGGGCGAGAAGGTCGAGCCCCGGAAGAACTGGCTGATCGACTCGGCGAACCGGGTCGACCAGGAGGCGATCGACGCCTGA
- a CDS encoding SDR family oxidoreductase, translating to MSTGGGGISARRVLFVGGSGIISSACSRLAVERGIELTVLNRGTTTRRPLPPEVRVLRADIRDPDSVRATLGGREFDAVVDWIAFTPAHLRTSTELFRDRTGQYVFVSSASAYQTPPARLPIVESTPLRNPYWRYSRDKIACEDLLVRAYREDGFPATIVRPSHTYDRTLVPFDGGWTVLDRMRRGREIVVHGDGTSLWTLTHHTDFARGFVPLLGHPAAIGDVFHITSDEVLTWNQIAETLAAAAGVPARIVHVPSETIAAADPEWGAALLGDKAHSMVFDNSKLRRLVPDFVATVPFSRGAREIVDWHDADPARQRVDVRLDALHDRLVQAYRIRDLVGTGQED from the coding sequence GTGAGCACAGGAGGTGGCGGCATCAGCGCCCGCAGGGTTCTCTTCGTCGGCGGCAGCGGGATCATCAGCTCCGCCTGTTCCCGGCTCGCCGTCGAACGTGGGATCGAGCTGACTGTGCTCAACCGGGGCACCACCACCCGGCGGCCGCTGCCGCCCGAGGTCAGGGTGCTGCGGGCCGACATCCGCGACCCGGACTCCGTACGGGCCACCCTCGGTGGTCGGGAGTTCGACGCGGTGGTCGACTGGATCGCCTTCACCCCGGCACACCTGCGCACCAGCACGGAACTGTTCCGGGACCGGACCGGCCAGTACGTCTTCGTCAGCTCGGCGTCGGCCTACCAGACCCCGCCGGCCCGGCTGCCGATCGTGGAGTCGACGCCGCTGCGCAACCCGTACTGGCGGTACTCCCGGGACAAGATCGCGTGTGAGGACCTGCTCGTCCGGGCGTACCGGGAGGACGGGTTCCCGGCCACCATCGTGCGCCCGTCGCACACCTACGACCGGACCCTGGTGCCGTTCGACGGCGGCTGGACGGTGCTCGACCGGATGCGCAGGGGCCGGGAGATCGTCGTACACGGCGACGGGACGTCACTGTGGACACTCACCCACCACACGGACTTCGCCCGGGGATTCGTGCCGCTGCTCGGGCATCCGGCCGCGATCGGGGACGTCTTCCACATCACCTCCGACGAGGTGCTCACCTGGAACCAGATCGCCGAGACGCTGGCGGCGGCGGCCGGGGTGCCGGCCCGGATCGTGCACGTGCCGTCGGAGACGATCGCCGCCGCGGACCCCGAGTGGGGTGCGGCGCTGCTCGGCGACAAGGCGCACTCGATGGTCTTCGACAACAGCAAGCTGCGCCGGCTGGTGCCGGACTTCGTGGCGACGGTGCCGTTCAGCCGGGGTGCGCGGGAGATCGTCGACTGGCACGACGCCGACCCGGCCCGGCAGCGCGTCGACGTCCGGCTGGACGCGCTGCACGACCGGCTGGTGCAGGCGTACCGGATCCGTGACCTGGTCGGGACCGGCCAGGAGGACTGA
- a CDS encoding DUF397 domain-containing protein, with protein sequence MTPKWRKSTRSNTNGGACVEVADNLPGRVLVRDTKDRDGGTLTFGPGAWRAFVSLAKQH encoded by the coding sequence ATGACCCCCAAGTGGCGGAAGTCGACCCGCAGCAACACTAACGGCGGCGCGTGCGTCGAGGTGGCCGACAACCTTCCCGGCCGGGTGCTGGTCCGGGACACCAAGGACCGGGACGGCGGAACGCTCACCTTCGGGCCGGGCGCGTGGCGGGCGTTCGTCAGCCTGGCGAAGCAGCACTGA
- a CDS encoding nucleotidyltransferase domain-containing protein, translating into MTRLDPATLCEVVADQPYPLLFATVSGAHLYGFPSRDSDVDLRGAHLLPAVEVVGLRQGPATLDRSWTRHGVEIDLVTHDAAKFARMLLQRNGYVLEQLLSPLVVLTGEAHAELVALAPGCLTRHHAHHYLGFAQTQRRLHDRTGELKPLLYTFRTLLTGIHLMRTGRLVAHLPTLAAELAEAPAYLGTLVAAKAAGEHDRLAGVPDAPGVDRLGTDLVALESVLDHARQASRLPERPTAEPALHDLLVRIRLAAVPGR; encoded by the coding sequence ATGACCCGGCTGGACCCGGCCACCCTGTGCGAAGTCGTGGCCGACCAGCCGTACCCGTTGCTCTTCGCCACAGTCTCCGGCGCGCATCTCTACGGCTTCCCGTCCCGGGACTCCGACGTCGACCTGCGCGGCGCCCACCTGCTGCCGGCCGTCGAGGTGGTCGGGCTCCGGCAGGGGCCGGCCACACTGGACCGGAGCTGGACCCGGCACGGGGTCGAGATCGACCTGGTCACCCACGACGCGGCGAAGTTCGCCCGGATGCTGCTACAGCGCAACGGATATGTCCTGGAACAGTTGCTCTCCCCACTCGTCGTGCTCACCGGCGAGGCACACGCCGAACTGGTCGCTCTGGCGCCCGGTTGCCTCACCCGGCACCACGCGCACCACTATCTGGGCTTCGCGCAGACCCAGCGCCGGCTTCACGACCGCACCGGGGAACTCAAGCCGCTGCTCTACACGTTCCGGACCTTGCTCACCGGCATCCACCTGATGCGGACCGGCCGGCTGGTGGCCCACCTGCCGACCCTGGCGGCGGAACTGGCCGAGGCGCCGGCTTATCTCGGCACACTGGTCGCGGCGAAGGCGGCCGGCGAGCACGACCGGCTCGCCGGAGTTCCCGACGCGCCCGGCGTCGACCGGCTCGGCACCGACCTCGTGGCCCTGGAGTCGGTGCTGGACCACGCGCGGCAGGCATCCCGGCTGCCCGAGCGACCGACGGCAGAACCGGCCCTGCACGACCTGCTGGTCCGGATCCGGCTGGCCGCGGTGCCCGGACGTTAG